A genome region from Panicum virgatum strain AP13 chromosome 4K, P.virgatum_v5, whole genome shotgun sequence includes the following:
- the LOC120704739 gene encoding uncharacterized protein LOC120704739, which produces MCEVVMAYQTMKQELKSFFGTNVSTLKEYVEVVDERLDDVFIGTYVGPAAVLNPRYAYTMEPTQQMFRGLKDTFQRMTDLQSAVQALQELDVFRQKIGEYSSDMAMRMAMDPKTSPSSWWMMFGSSTPKLQYLAMRLVSQCCSSSGCERNWSTFALLHTKVRNRLSHKKLNKLVYVNYNLRLRLEEVSGPLMREEGDFIDQLAHLSFYDEKNPVREWMEYGRSNRAPVLDEDDDDGDIPLPSHIVRDQINVSDLREATGNDSISDWARQNIGDTHLGKRKLHKGPKKGDSKRRKGKGTAKPVSSDTETDDGEGERSPPYQESEDSSSADDGDDGDGAQPNAGGGGSGADDAAGGSGHARGVRFTGETQFTHATQDTDHGAPQSQRRTGGPTDYDSPQNSSSSYSDSRHSFHYPIPDISMQPPTRWVYEWEDPHFYTMLVQEWQTTSAWTGQTWQHYKAELLRVRGIALMSTAEYQTASQMGVFPFLR; this is translated from the exons atgtgcgaagtcgtgatggcctaccagactatgaaacaggagctgaagtctttctttggaacaaatgttTCCACACTGAAAGAGTATGTTGAGGTGGTGGACGAGAGGTTGGATGATGTGTTCATAGGCACGTATGTGGGTCCAG ctgctgtcctaaatccgaggtatgCCTATACGATGGAACCAACTCAACAAATGTTTCGTGGACTTAAGGATACATTTCAGCGCATGACGGATCTCCAGAGCGCCGTCCAGGCATTGCAGGAGCTTGACGTGTTTCGGCAGAAAATTGGCGAGTATAGCAGTGATATGGCAATGCGGATGGCGATGGACCcaaagacatccccat cgtcctggtggatgatgttcggatcaagtactccaaaactgcagtaccttgccatgaggcttgtttcacaatgttgttcatccagtggatgcgagcggaactggagtacttttgccttgctgcatacaaaggttcgcaatcggttgtcgcacaagaaacttaataagcttgtctatgtcaactacaatCTTCGTCTCCGACTCgaggaggtctccggcccactgatgcgtgaagaaggtgatttcattgaccagctagcccatctttcattctatgatgagaaaaatccggtgcgggaatggatggaatatggtagatctaaccgggctccagttctggacgaggatgatgatgacggcgacatccctctcccgtcccatattgtcagagatcaaataaacgtgtcagatctacgtgaggctacggggaatgattccatcagcgattgggcacgtcaaaatataggtgacactcacctagggaagagaaaGTTGCACAAGGGGCCTAAGAAGGGTGACTCGAAGCgtcgaaaaggcaaaggaacagcaaaaccagtgagcagcgacaccgagactgatgatggcgaaggtgagcgtagtcctccgtatcaggagtccgaggatagcagctcggccgatgatggtgatgatggtgacggtGCTCAGCCTAATGCTGGTGGTGGAGGTAGTGGTGCTGATGAtgctgctggtggtagtggtcatgctcgtggtgttcgtttcacag gggaaactcagttcacacatgctactcaggacaccgaccatggagcaccgcaatcgcagaggagaacaggtggaccgacggactatgacagtccacagaactcttcttcctcctacagcgattcgaggcactcttttcactatcccattcctgacatcagcatgcagccaccgacgagatgggtgtacgaatgggaagacccccatttttacactatgttagttcaggaatggcagacaacatcggcgtggacgggccaaacttggcaacactacaaggctgagctgcttagagtgcgaggtatcgctttgatgtccaccgccgaataccaaaccgcatctcaaatgggggtcttcccattcctacgttga